A region of Flavobacteriales bacterium DNA encodes the following proteins:
- the ccoN gene encoding cytochrome-c oxidase, cbb3-type subunit I, which translates to MEKETFQYDNGIVRKFAFATMAFGIIGMLVGLTAALQMVDPMFNFLTPFLTFGRIRPLHTNAVIFAFVGNGIFMGVYYSLQRLLKTRMWSDALSNINFWGWQLIILSAVATLPFGITTGKEYAELEWWIDIAIALVWVVFGLNMFMTILKRRERHLYVAIWFYIATFVTVAMLHIVNSFELPVSFLKSYSWYAGVQDALVQWWYGHNAVAFFLTTPYLGLMYYFIPKASGRPVYSYRLSIIHFWALIFIYIWAGPHHLLYSSLPNWAQTLGTVFSLMLIAPSWGGMLNGLLTLRGAWDRVRESAVLKFMVVAVTAYGMSTFEGPMLSLKNVNAISHFTDWTIAHVHIGGLGWNGFLTFGILYYLIPRLWNTKLYSDKLANFHFWIGTLGILFYALPMYWAGFTQSLMWKQFTAEGFLQYPNFLETVTQIKPMYAARAFGGGIYIIGVITMLYNLVATMRQGTFQAEEEASAVPLTKEYTSHGNEGWHRVIERRPVQMLVFSLVAVAIGGIIEIIPTMLVKSNVPTIASVKPYTPLELEGRDIYIREGCYNCHSQMVRPFRSETERYGEYSKAGEFVYDHPFQWGSKRTGPDLHRIGGKYGDSWHYNHMWDPSSMSPGTIMPSYPWLFENELSTSLTPNKIRVMQTLGVPYDEGYDQVAVDDLMAQAQKISDNLKKDNIEVLPQTEIVALIAYLQRLGTDIKVKDAQAAMVTQ; encoded by the coding sequence ATGGAAAAGGAAACCTTCCAGTATGACAATGGCATCGTCCGAAAGTTTGCCTTCGCTACTATGGCGTTCGGCATCATCGGTATGCTGGTGGGTCTTACCGCTGCCTTGCAGATGGTGGATCCCATGTTCAATTTTTTGACACCGTTCCTCACTTTCGGTAGGATACGACCGTTGCACACCAACGCGGTGATCTTTGCCTTTGTAGGGAATGGCATCTTCATGGGCGTTTACTACTCATTGCAGCGACTGCTGAAAACGAGAATGTGGAGCGATGCGCTGAGCAACATCAACTTCTGGGGTTGGCAGCTGATCATTCTTTCGGCCGTGGCCACGCTTCCGTTCGGAATCACCACTGGTAAAGAATATGCGGAGTTGGAATGGTGGATCGATATCGCGATTGCGCTGGTTTGGGTGGTGTTCGGTCTGAACATGTTCATGACCATTCTCAAAAGAAGGGAACGCCACTTGTATGTGGCCATCTGGTTCTACATCGCCACGTTTGTCACGGTGGCCATGCTGCACATCGTGAACAGCTTTGAGCTTCCTGTTTCTTTCTTGAAAAGCTACAGCTGGTACGCAGGTGTTCAGGATGCGCTGGTGCAGTGGTGGTATGGCCACAATGCGGTGGCATTCTTCCTGACCACGCCTTATCTGGGGTTGATGTATTACTTCATTCCGAAGGCATCAGGTCGACCTGTGTATTCATATAGACTTTCCATTATTCACTTTTGGGCGCTGATCTTCATTTACATCTGGGCGGGCCCGCACCACCTGTTGTACAGTTCATTGCCAAATTGGGCACAGACCCTCGGAACGGTTTTCTCGCTGATGCTGATCGCTCCGAGCTGGGGCGGTATGCTCAACGGTCTGCTTACCCTGCGTGGTGCGTGGGACAGAGTCCGCGAAAGTGCCGTGCTGAAGTTCATGGTGGTGGCGGTGACCGCTTATGGTATGAGCACCTTTGAGGGTCCGATGCTTTCGCTGAAAAATGTGAACGCCATCAGTCACTTTACCGATTGGACCATCGCCCACGTGCACATTGGAGGTCTGGGATGGAACGGATTCCTCACGTTCGGCATCCTTTACTATCTCATCCCAAGACTTTGGAACACCAAGCTCTATTCTGACAAACTGGCCAATTTCCACTTCTGGATCGGTACGCTTGGGATTCTGTTCTATGCGTTGCCAATGTATTGGGCAGGTTTTACCCAGAGTTTGATGTGGAAGCAGTTTACGGCCGAAGGGTTTCTTCAGTACCCTAACTTCTTGGAAACCGTTACGCAGATCAAACCGATGTATGCGGCAAGAGCATTCGGTGGTGGTATCTACATCATTGGGGTAATTACCATGCTCTACAACCTGGTCGCCACCATGCGCCAAGGTACTTTCCAGGCCGAGGAAGAGGCATCAGCAGTACCGTTGACCAAAGAATACACTTCTCATGGCAATGAGGGTTGGCACCGCGTTATTGAGCGCAGACCCGTACAGATGTTAGTGTTCAGTTTGGTGGCCGTTGCCATCGGTGGAATTATTGAGATCATTCCCACCATGCTTGTGAAAAGCAACGTTCCAACCATTGCCAGCGTGAAACCTTACACACCGCTTGAGTTGGAAGGCCGTGACATCTACATCCGCGAAGGATGCTACAACTGTCATTCGCAGATGGTACGCCCTTTCCGCAGCGAGACCGAGCGCTACGGAGAATACTCCAAAGCAGGGGAATTCGTTTACGATCACCCGTTCCAGTGGGGTTCTAAACGAACAGGGCCTGACCTGCACCGTATTGGTGGTAAGTATGGCGACAGCTGGCATTACAACCACATGTGGGATCCATCCTCCATGTCGCCAGGAACCATTATGCCATCCTATCCTTGGTTGTTTGAGAATGAGTTGAGCACATCGCTAACTCCGAATAAGATCAGGGTCATGCAGACCTTGGGTGTACCCTACGATGAAGGCTACGACCAAGTGGCGGTTGACGACCTGATGGCACAAGCACAAAAGATCTCTGACAACTTGAAGAAGGACAACATTGAGGTGCTTCCGCAGACCGAGATCGTGGCGTTGATCGCGTATCTCCAGCGCCTTGGAACAGACATTAAAGTGAAGGACGCACAAGCGGCCATGGTAACTCAATAA
- a CDS encoding CcoQ/FixQ family Cbb3-type cytochrome c oxidase assembly chaperone, producing the protein MLKFIKHHMETIAGIDIYPVLSFIIFFTFFLVVAAYVFKQSKSYFDEVSMLPLEDSQDSTNKN; encoded by the coding sequence ATGTTAAAGTTCATCAAACATCATATGGAGACGATCGCTGGGATCGACATCTATCCTGTTCTCTCCTTCATCATCTTCTTCACCTTCTTTTTGGTGGTTGCCGCTTATGTGTTCAAGCAAAGCAAGTCCTACTTCGATGAGGTAAGCATGCTGCCATTGGAAGACAGTCAGGATTCAACCAATAAAAACTGA
- a CDS encoding c-type cytochrome: protein MFEMSDGLFWIMVIVDLFLLVVLLGMLFNLNSLIRSLRTSKQEEAVEESVAESIWTGSLSGAVPVEQEGDIMLDHEYDGIRELDNKLPPWWLYMFYFTIVFGVVYIAYYHFGGGLSQEEEYLAEMAVAEEQKAAFLASSANNVDESSVELLTDATSIANGKEKFQTLCIACHGATGGSMPGGVGPNLTDQYWLHGGGIKNVFKTIKYGVPAKGMISWESQLTPRQIQEVASYVLSLQGSNPPNAKEPQGDLWSGEVVEPAAAPADSTDVQEAPDAAATANAGE, encoded by the coding sequence ATGTTCGAAATGTCGGACGGCCTTTTCTGGATCATGGTCATCGTTGACCTCTTCCTACTGGTCGTGCTGTTGGGAATGCTGTTCAACCTGAACAGTCTCATCAGATCTTTGCGAACATCAAAACAAGAAGAGGCGGTGGAAGAGTCCGTTGCCGAAAGCATCTGGACGGGCAGTCTTTCGGGTGCCGTTCCTGTTGAGCAGGAAGGCGACATCATGCTCGATCACGAATATGATGGCATCCGCGAGTTGGACAACAAGCTTCCGCCTTGGTGGTTGTACATGTTCTACTTCACCATTGTGTTCGGTGTGGTTTACATTGCGTATTACCACTTTGGAGGAGGTCTTTCGCAAGAGGAAGAGTACTTGGCAGAAATGGCCGTGGCCGAAGAACAGAAGGCAGCCTTCTTGGCAAGTTCGGCCAATAATGTGGATGAAAGCAGCGTAGAGTTGCTCACCGATGCCACCTCTATCGCCAATGGCAAAGAGAAATTCCAAACGCTTTGTATTGCCTGCCACGGTGCCACGGGCGGAAGTATGCCAGGCGGTGTGGGACCAAACCTCACAGATCAATACTGGTTGCATGGCGGTGGTATCAAAAACGTGTTCAAGACCATCAAATATGGTGTTCCTGCAAAGGGTATGATCTCGTGGGAATCGCAACTTACGCCACGGCAGATCCAAGAGGTGGCATCTTATGTTCTTTCATTGCAAGGCTCTAATCCGCCAAATGCGAAAGAACCGCAAGGTGATCTGTGGTCGGGCGAAGTTGTTGAACCAGCTGCTGCTCCAGCAGATTCTACAGATGTACAGGAAGCTCCCGATGCAGCGGCCACGGCCAATGCTGGGGAGTGA
- the ccoG gene encoding cytochrome c oxidase accessory protein CcoG, which produces METKDEEGSFRDHLSTLDETGNRKWIYPKKPAGRYYNYRKWLSYFLLAVLFGAPFIKIGGEPLLMVNILQRKFVIFGQVFWPQDFYIFGLAMIVAVLFIVLFTVAFGRIFCGWFCPQTIFMEMLFRRIEYWIEGDWKHQQRLDAMPWNAEKIRKKGLKHFLFLAVSFLISNTFLAYIIGSDELISIITDPPAEHIVGLVLIIVFTLVFYGVFARMREQVCTNICPYGRLQGVMLDRNSMIVAYDHKRGEGRSKWRKGEDRAAEGKGDCIDCHQCVDVCPTGIDIRNGTQLECINCTACMDACDTVMEKVGFEKALIGYKSEETISTGKPFQFTLRLKAYTAVLSILMIVMVGLIVTRSDIGATVLRTPGMLYQEGENNTITNLYNFKVINKTAEDMPLDLRVINGFGTIKMVGDSVTLKAQGTTEGVMFVEVPRDQVKDRKTKVVVGIYSGDKLLKKVKTNFIGPAPGLSR; this is translated from the coding sequence ATGGAGACGAAAGACGAAGAAGGGTCATTTAGAGATCACCTGTCAACGCTTGATGAGACAGGTAACAGAAAATGGATCTATCCCAAGAAACCAGCTGGCAGGTATTACAACTACCGCAAATGGCTGAGCTACTTTCTGCTTGCGGTGCTCTTCGGGGCACCGTTCATCAAGATCGGTGGTGAGCCGCTTTTGATGGTGAACATCCTGCAAAGGAAGTTCGTCATCTTCGGACAGGTCTTCTGGCCGCAGGATTTCTACATCTTCGGTCTTGCCATGATCGTTGCGGTACTTTTCATTGTACTGTTCACGGTGGCCTTCGGTCGTATTTTCTGTGGTTGGTTCTGTCCGCAGACCATCTTCATGGAAATGCTTTTCCGCAGAATTGAGTATTGGATAGAAGGGGATTGGAAGCACCAACAGCGGTTGGATGCCATGCCATGGAATGCAGAGAAGATCCGCAAGAAAGGCTTGAAGCACTTCTTGTTTTTGGCGGTTTCGTTTCTCATTTCCAACACGTTTTTGGCATACATCATCGGCTCAGATGAGTTGATAAGCATCATCACCGATCCGCCTGCGGAGCACATCGTTGGTCTGGTGCTGATCATTGTTTTCACCTTGGTCTTCTACGGAGTGTTTGCCAGAATGCGCGAACAGGTCTGCACCAACATCTGTCCGTACGGACGATTGCAGGGCGTGATGCTTGACCGTAACTCCATGATCGTGGCCTACGACCACAAACGGGGCGAAGGCCGCAGCAAGTGGCGCAAAGGCGAAGACCGCGCAGCCGAAGGGAAAGGCGATTGCATCGATTGTCATCAATGTGTGGATGTGTGTCCAACGGGCATCGACATCCGAAACGGTACGCAGCTGGAATGCATCAATTGCACGGCCTGTATGGATGCGTGCGATACGGTGATGGAAAAGGTCGGATTTGAAAAAGCTTTGATCGGTTACAAGAGCGAAGAGACCATTTCTACTGGAAAGCCGTTTCAGTTCACACTTCGGCTGAAAGCATACACGGCCGTGTTGAGCATTCTGATGATTGTGATGGTGGGATTGATCGTTACGCGTTCTGACATTGGTGCCACCGTTCTCCGCACACCTGGCATGCTTTATCAGGAAGGTGAGAACAACACAATAACGAATTTGTACAACTTCAAAGTGATCAACAAAACGGCTGAAGACATGCCGCTCGATCTACGTGTGATCAACGGATTCGGAACCATTAAAATGGTAGGCGATTCAGTAACGCTCAAAGCACAGGGAACCACCGAAGGCGTTATGTTTGTGGAGGTTCCACGCGATCAGGTCAAAGACCGCAAGACAAAAGTTGTGGTAGGAATTTATAGTGGTGACAAGCTGCTGAAGAAAGTGAAGACCAACTTCATCGGCCCTGCACCTGGGTTAAGTAGATAG
- a CDS encoding sulfite exporter TauE/SafE family protein: protein MFLTAFAIGALGSFHCIGMCGPIALSVPMGGKHGWAGIIRGLAYNFGRVSTYALLGLIVGFLGKQLSFGNFQQGLSIAVGVLILAFLILPKSITKKVDPTSKFAQLFLRLKGTFQGVFKSKSPVGPLALGLVNGLLPCGLVYVGLAGALAMSAPLQSAAFMAAFGLGTVPMMITVILAGDLISVQWRTKVRKLLPVMFAVMGVLFILRGMNLGIPYVSPKMEMTPAGQTTECHTP, encoded by the coding sequence ATGTTTCTTACCGCATTTGCCATCGGAGCCTTGGGCAGTTTCCATTGCATTGGCATGTGCGGCCCCATTGCGCTTTCGGTGCCAATGGGCGGCAAACATGGCTGGGCAGGGATCATTCGTGGATTGGCCTACAATTTCGGTCGCGTTTCTACTTACGCTTTACTTGGTCTCATTGTCGGTTTTCTTGGTAAACAGCTTTCGTTCGGAAACTTTCAGCAAGGACTTTCCATTGCTGTCGGTGTGCTGATTCTGGCGTTTCTCATTTTGCCAAAAAGCATCACCAAAAAGGTTGACCCGACATCCAAGTTCGCGCAGCTGTTTCTAAGATTGAAAGGAACATTTCAAGGTGTTTTCAAGAGCAAAAGTCCAGTTGGGCCGTTGGCCCTTGGCCTGGTAAACGGATTGCTTCCTTGCGGATTGGTATACGTTGGTCTGGCAGGTGCTTTGGCCATGAGCGCACCACTTCAAAGTGCTGCTTTTATGGCTGCTTTCGGACTTGGAACCGTGCCGATGATGATAACTGTCATTCTTGCGGGTGACCTCATCTCAGTTCAATGGCGCACAAAAGTCCGAAAATTGCTCCCAGTAATGTTTGCTGTGATGGGAGTGCTTTTCATACTGAGGGGAATGAACCTGGGAATACCTTATGTGAGCCCGAAAATGGAAATGACGCCAGCGGGACAGACCACAGAATGTCACACGCCATGA
- the hemN gene encoding oxygen-independent coproporphyrinogen III oxidase, whose protein sequence is MNTDLIRKYNIPSPRYTSYPTVPHWNTAGFTKDEHLRRLKASYAKDREEGLSLYIHLPYCESLCTYCGCNKRITVNHTVELPYINAILKEWRMYVDLLGEKPRLAEVHLGGGTPTFFSAANLGMMMDGILELTETTERSEFSFEAHPHNTTEEHLRELRKRGFTRISLGIQDFDPVVQQTINRVQTFAQVRQVTEDARRWGYRSVNFDLIYGLPKQTLTGLMDTFEKVSVLQPDRIAFYSYAHVPWKSPSQRGYDENDLPKELEKLALYNAGREKLLENGYVEIGMDHFAKPDDGLAIAAQKGTIHRNFMGYTTNHNNTLIGLGVSAISDAWSSLAQNPLVVEAYLERIDAGEIPLVKGHLHTERDLVIRRAILDLMCGFHCELDMLKDRKEREIVVGRLSEHLADDLLTITEDGIDVKPQGRAFIRTICMALDDFVWNGTSAEQMFSKSV, encoded by the coding sequence ATGAACACGGATCTTATCAGAAAATACAACATTCCGAGTCCGCGGTACACCAGTTACCCGACCGTTCCGCATTGGAACACGGCCGGGTTTACGAAGGATGAACACCTGAGGCGTCTAAAAGCCAGCTACGCGAAGGACAGGGAAGAGGGGCTTTCGCTCTACATCCATCTGCCTTACTGCGAAAGCCTGTGCACCTATTGCGGCTGCAACAAGCGGATCACGGTCAATCATACGGTGGAATTACCGTACATCAATGCCATTCTGAAAGAGTGGCGCATGTATGTTGATCTGCTTGGCGAAAAACCACGTTTGGCCGAAGTGCATTTGGGTGGCGGAACACCCACATTTTTCTCAGCTGCCAATTTGGGAATGATGATGGACGGCATTTTGGAATTGACCGAAACGACCGAAAGGTCGGAGTTCAGTTTTGAAGCGCATCCGCACAATACCACCGAAGAACATCTGCGCGAATTGCGCAAGCGTGGATTCACACGCATCAGTCTCGGCATTCAGGATTTTGATCCCGTGGTGCAGCAGACCATCAACCGTGTGCAGACGTTCGCGCAGGTTCGTCAGGTTACGGAAGATGCGCGAAGATGGGGATACAGATCGGTGAATTTCGACCTGATCTACGGGCTTCCGAAGCAGACTTTGACAGGCTTGATGGACACCTTCGAGAAGGTTTCAGTATTGCAGCCAGACCGCATTGCATTTTACAGTTATGCCCACGTTCCATGGAAAAGTCCTTCGCAGCGCGGGTACGATGAGAATGACCTTCCGAAGGAATTGGAAAAATTGGCGCTGTACAACGCGGGGCGCGAGAAGCTGCTGGAGAACGGTTATGTGGAGATAGGCATGGATCACTTTGCGAAACCTGACGATGGATTGGCCATTGCTGCGCAGAAAGGAACCATTCACCGCAATTTTATGGGTTACACCACCAATCACAACAACACATTGATCGGTCTGGGAGTTTCTGCCATCAGCGATGCATGGAGTTCGCTGGCGCAGAATCCGTTGGTGGTGGAAGCGTATTTGGAACGTATAGATGCAGGTGAGATACCATTGGTGAAAGGGCATCTTCACACCGAACGCGACCTCGTTATACGCAGAGCAATCCTCGATCTGATGTGTGGTTTCCATTGCGAACTCGATATGTTGAAAGACCGAAAGGAGCGTGAGATCGTGGTCGGTCGGCTTTCGGAACATTTGGCGGACGATCTGCTCACCATTACTGAAGACGGCATTGACGTGAAACCACAGGGCCGCGCGTTCATCCGCACCATCTGCATGGCCTTGGATGATTTTGTTTGGAACGGAACTTCGGCCGAGCAGATGTTCAGCAAGAGCGTATAA
- a CDS encoding PAS domain S-box protein: MGESVGNGNPQFESLAPSAEMKSLLDHSDRSIIFIDKEFRILWFNARASRDMYSFFKEELKTGNSYWDYVDQNQNKRFIRNFQTALKGRTISTEQKITKPSSSSEMWIEGRFSPMYGKSGDIDGVIYSYINISDRKRLELENQENELVLQAIDHNNSHGFVLVDEDNRIISANMLAAMLLATVQENLDYYSQNIIDSIHPYWREEFEGGLKVARHGGTVAIEFDKPAPESSTIEIRFTPVKHRLGNLHLVSIWMFDITDKKQAERAVVRSEENLRAVFNSSSQTFYLLDRKLNILAFNQPAADLIREQYNIELKTGMNVVDITPKENLVQFKVEVERAFSGRRVQVEKHFAFGGKEYWFDRHINPVKNSKGEIDRVTLWSIDITDRKKAEKALKENESKFRKLASLLPVGIYQVDANGNATYINESLQLIIGCDMVSILDGSWTKQIHTDDVKAVKAAWNTVSKRKEAFSMEYRFRTQMGKTVHVLEQAQPLFSHLGEYRGYLGTIIDITEQKQAQQLLQEKQVAENSLKFRSDFLASMSHEIRTPLNGIMGLSEILLDTKLTDDQKSKVQNILGASKDLRSIVNDVLNLSELEAGKVALQKEAFTVAQLIETIAERYEPEAKAKKLKLSFDIPKEEIPLNTDRRRLTQVLSNLVRNAIKFTERGSVSVTVIAETADKLRFKVTDTGPGIPKKDQKKLFQDFSQLQHTTAQNLEGTGLGLSISKKLMQLLGGEIGVESTPSVGSTFWITLPVTGKLKEVPKSKKLPEPKPIKRNVEGIKVLLVEDNLINQQAFKIMLQKMGCKVDVLSNGKQAVENFDKSKYDIVFMDIQMPEMDGLQATSEIKKRYEHVPPVIGLSGNILQRDEDGNLKSDMDDLLLKPVVANDIERMIKKWVA, translated from the coding sequence ATGGGAGAATCGGTAGGGAACGGAAATCCTCAATTTGAGTCCTTGGCACCAAGTGCCGAAATGAAGTCGCTGTTGGACCATTCCGACCGCAGCATCATTTTCATCGACAAAGAGTTCCGGATCCTTTGGTTCAATGCGCGCGCTTCGCGCGATATGTATTCGTTCTTCAAGGAAGAGCTGAAAACAGGCAATTCGTACTGGGATTATGTGGATCAGAATCAGAACAAACGGTTCATCCGCAACTTCCAAACGGCTCTCAAAGGCCGAACCATCAGTACAGAACAGAAGATCACCAAACCTTCTTCCAGCAGCGAAATGTGGATCGAAGGCCGTTTCAGTCCCATGTATGGAAAGAGCGGTGACATTGATGGCGTGATCTATTCGTACATCAACATTTCCGACCGTAAACGACTGGAACTCGAAAATCAGGAGAACGAGCTGGTGCTTCAGGCCATTGACCACAACAACTCGCACGGATTTGTGCTGGTGGATGAGGACAATCGCATCATCAGCGCCAACATGCTGGCTGCTATGCTTTTGGCAACCGTACAAGAGAATCTCGATTACTACAGCCAGAACATCATCGACAGCATTCACCCTTATTGGAGAGAAGAATTTGAGGGTGGGTTGAAAGTGGCGCGGCATGGAGGAACTGTGGCCATTGAGTTTGATAAACCTGCACCCGAATCGAGCACGATAGAGATTCGCTTTACGCCTGTAAAACACCGTTTGGGAAACCTGCATCTGGTTTCCATCTGGATGTTCGACATCACGGACAAGAAGCAGGCGGAGCGGGCGGTGGTCCGTTCGGAGGAAAACTTGCGTGCGGTGTTCAACAGCAGTTCGCAAACGTTCTATCTGCTTGATAGAAAACTGAACATTCTCGCCTTTAACCAACCTGCTGCCGACCTTATCCGCGAACAGTACAATATTGAGTTGAAAACAGGAATGAACGTGGTGGACATCACCCCGAAAGAAAATCTGGTTCAATTCAAGGTTGAGGTCGAGCGCGCCTTTTCGGGAAGAAGAGTGCAGGTGGAAAAGCATTTTGCGTTCGGAGGAAAGGAATATTGGTTCGACCGCCACATCAATCCCGTCAAGAATTCCAAAGGAGAAATTGACCGTGTCACGCTTTGGTCCATCGACATCACCGATAGGAAAAAGGCGGAGAAAGCCCTGAAAGAGAATGAATCGAAATTCAGGAAACTGGCCAGTCTGCTTCCTGTCGGGATCTATCAGGTTGACGCCAATGGCAACGCCACATACATCAATGAAAGTCTGCAATTGATCATCGGTTGCGACATGGTCTCCATCCTTGATGGCAGCTGGACCAAGCAGATCCATACGGATGATGTGAAAGCCGTGAAAGCTGCTTGGAATACGGTTTCGAAACGGAAAGAAGCGTTTTCGATGGAGTATCGGTTCAGGACCCAAATGGGCAAAACGGTGCACGTGCTGGAGCAGGCGCAACCGCTCTTCAGTCATTTGGGCGAATACAGAGGTTACCTCGGCACCATCATCGACATTACCGAGCAGAAGCAGGCGCAACAGCTGCTTCAGGAAAAGCAGGTGGCGGAAAATTCGCTGAAGTTCCGCTCAGATTTCTTGGCAAGTATGAGCCATGAGATACGAACGCCTCTGAACGGCATCATGGGATTGAGCGAGATCCTGCTCGACACAAAACTGACAGACGACCAGAAATCCAAGGTTCAGAACATTCTGGGTGCCAGCAAAGACCTGCGTTCCATCGTAAACGATGTGCTCAACCTCTCTGAACTGGAAGCGGGGAAAGTGGCCTTGCAGAAGGAGGCTTTCACGGTTGCCCAGTTGATCGAGACGATCGCGGAGCGGTACGAACCCGAAGCCAAGGCCAAGAAACTGAAGCTTTCGTTCGATATTCCGAAGGAGGAGATTCCGCTGAACACCGACAGACGAAGACTGACACAGGTGCTTTCGAATCTGGTCCGCAACGCCATCAAGTTCACCGAAAGAGGATCGGTTTCCGTTACGGTTATAGCCGAAACGGCCGATAAGCTCCGCTTTAAAGTGACCGACACGGGACCTGGAATTCCGAAAAAGGATCAGAAGAAGTTGTTTCAGGATTTCTCGCAACTACAGCACACCACCGCACAGAATTTGGAAGGAACAGGACTTGGACTTTCCATCAGCAAGAAGTTGATGCAGTTGCTCGGAGGCGAGATCGGAGTGGAAAGTACCCCAAGCGTTGGCAGCACTTTTTGGATCACATTGCCTGTAACGGGCAAGCTGAAAGAAGTTCCGAAGTCGAAAAAATTGCCCGAACCAAAGCCCATCAAACGGAACGTGGAAGGCATCAAAGTACTTCTTGTAGAGGACAACCTGATCAATCAGCAGGCCTTCAAGATCATGCTACAGAAAATGGGCTGCAAAGTGGATGTGCTTTCGAATGGGAAACAGGCCGTGGAGAACTTCGACAAGAGCAAGTACGACATCGTTTTCATGGACATACAGATGCCAGAAATGGACGGACTTCAGGCAACATCAGAGATCAAGAAACGCTACGAGCACGTGCCTCCTGTTATCGGCCTGAGCGGTAATATTCTTCAGCGCGATGAGGATGGAAATCTGAAATCGGATATGGACGACCTGCTACTGAAACCCGTTGTGGCCAACGACATTGAGCGCATGATCAAAAAGTGGGTGGCCTGA
- a CDS encoding proline dehydrogenase, which translates to MVSFDNTETAFADRTDRELNRAHLLFKLVGSPALVKFGESALNLALALKLPVKGIIRATVFNHFCGGEHITDCETTIERLHSSGIYTLLDYSAEGKETTADFEHAATETIATIRMAHQDPRVPFSVFKPTGIIPHRLLAKKNAKAKFNQEEELEWKLAMERITMICEAGKENNVPIFIDAEETWFQDAIDELAEELMQTYNRERAMIYNTAQLYRKDRLQFLKDSFAKAQKDGYKLGVKLVRGAYMEKERARAKEQGYPSPIHATKADTDRDYDLALRFCVENHPHIEVLAGTHNEKSSKYLAELMVEKGLQPNDGHIFFSQLYGMSDNISFNLAAEHYNVVKYVPYGPILEVMPYLIRRAEENTSIAGQTGRELSLIIKEKARRRAS; encoded by the coding sequence ATGGTATCATTTGACAATACGGAAACCGCCTTTGCCGATCGAACAGACCGTGAGTTGAACCGCGCGCATCTGCTGTTCAAATTGGTGGGAAGTCCTGCGCTGGTCAAATTCGGAGAATCGGCTTTGAACCTGGCGTTGGCGCTCAAATTGCCCGTCAAGGGAATTATCCGTGCCACGGTTTTCAACCACTTCTGTGGTGGAGAGCACATTACAGATTGTGAGACCACCATCGAGCGATTGCATTCTTCGGGCATTTACACGCTCCTCGATTATTCTGCCGAAGGCAAGGAAACAACGGCCGATTTTGAGCATGCGGCCACCGAGACCATCGCCACCATCCGCATGGCGCATCAGGATCCGCGGGTTCCGTTCTCGGTTTTCAAACCGACAGGTATCATTCCACATCGCCTTTTGGCAAAGAAGAATGCAAAGGCCAAATTCAACCAGGAGGAAGAATTGGAGTGGAAACTGGCCATGGAGCGCATTACCATGATCTGTGAGGCTGGAAAGGAGAATAACGTTCCGATCTTTATTGATGCCGAGGAAACGTGGTTTCAGGATGCGATAGATGAGCTTGCGGAAGAGCTGATGCAGACCTACAATCGCGAACGCGCCATGATCTATAATACCGCTCAACTCTATCGGAAAGACCGTTTGCAGTTTCTGAAGGACAGCTTCGCGAAAGCGCAGAAAGACGGCTACAAACTGGGCGTGAAACTGGTGCGCGGTGCGTACATGGAAAAGGAGCGCGCCCGTGCCAAAGAGCAAGGTTATCCGTCACCGATACATGCCACCAAAGCAGATACCGACCGCGATTATGACCTGGCGCTTCGCTTCTGCGTTGAAAATCACCCGCATATTGAAGTGCTGGCGGGAACACACAACGAGAAAAGTTCGAAATACTTGGCAGAGCTGATGGTTGAAAAAGGACTGCAACCCAACGATGGTCACATCTTTTTCTCGCAGTTGTATGGCATGAGCGACAACATCAGTTTCAACTTGGCGGCAGAGCACTACAATGTGGTGAAATACGTTCCTTACGGCCCCATTCTGGAAGTGATGCCCTACCTGATCCGCAGGGCCGAGGAGAACACTTCCATCGCGGGTCAAACTGGGCGGGAATTGTCTCTTATCATCAAAGAAAAGGCGCGCAGACGGGCTTCGTGA